In the genome of Erpetoichthys calabaricus chromosome 13, fErpCal1.3, whole genome shotgun sequence, the window AATAcaattttctgtgtaaaatatttCTTGGCAGAAGTAATGTGTTCTTTAATccagttagtgttttttttttctttttcattcttagGCTGAATTATCAAAAACGTCCATTTATAATGGAGGTGTATCTACACACATAAGATTCAAAGTTAATGTCATTTGATCTTCACTGACACTGTGCCTTGTGGGCTTTCAATAATGTTCCACACTTTTAAGGTGCATAGTTACCAGTTGACACAATAAACGTCTAGTCCTCCCCtatgaattttcccttgggattaataaagtatctatctatctatctatctatctatctatctatctatctatctatctatctatctatctatctatctatggtgtcATTCAGTGACAACATCACTGACCATGACCATTGGTATGTCCATGCACTAGTGTCAATGGGAAGTGGATCTTTtgcctggaacaaactaccatgTAAGAATTAGGAGTGCTTGCATTATGGCAAAAGGTAGAAAAAggcattttccaaaaaaaaaaaaaaaaaaaatggtggtgaaatgacaaaaagaactactaaaaaatgaaatgcaacataCTAGTaagtaaatacacaaaatgtcactaaaatcattttaatagctAGAAACTGTTTAGTCCAGCAAGTCAATAACATGCTGCACATTTTCCCATATTTAATGGTAGTTGTATCTGTGTGCCACAAGAATAAATTAGTAATCGACTGACACAAGAAAACATTGTACATTTTCATAAGACCAAGACATTCTGTCCATCACAGCTTGCAACACTGAAGGCCCCCAAGGTCAGCTTTTAGTTAATTTGAACAGATTTCAGCGTTACATTCTCAGTGTGCTTTATTTAAGCACATACTTTTATTGTTGGGCCTAGTTTATAAAATATCTAaagccatccatattactaactgagaatggtaaaccggatggacacagggacatccggccatgggccgtagccgcaaaagacgtactgcgcaggcgccccacaatacaccccaacccccccccccccccaaacaacgGAAACCGGctggatggaatgcaacgtaaacgcacgaagccattgcacacgaaacgggacacacacaaagaagaggattgagacccacaacacccaaagcccccctccagtaactgaaatatgaaatgaggccacgcgcccctagaacaccaaaaacaaaggagtcacacgcaggcgccacatagcacacgaaacggttcgcacacaaaaaggacgattcagccccacgacacacaaacaccccctccactaacagaaataaaaactcaggcaacaagcccccagcacacaaagAAAAGAAGCcacgagcgccacacaaagcccattggacacgaaacgggacagactacggacatagcacgcgaaacgtacacaaaaaggacgattcagacccacgaccacactaacgattgcgccagttagctgacaacgcgttcaataataagtccactattcatgaaaattcattgggattaatgaatgtcatttgaaatcattgtcattcacttaacttccctgaagaaacaaatggcaatacaagtaatgaatttacacgttgttgtcaaaagggtcaaattacactgcctcctttacattcatatcgtGCATATCTACacaagcttctaactaacgaagtacctcaaagtaaaaactttatgaactgcattacatcctacaatagttcatttgattttgcatctaccggagtaaatatcaggtcaccaaaaggcaatgacccatactgctttcgcgtatgtaaacaaatattacatcgcattggaacagtgcaccctgaaacaaatcaagaacgcaaatatacacaaatcacgtcggcacctacaacgcgcttctgaaaccgtggaagaaaacatgtctcagctccaaaaacaCGTCACTCCtaattcaaaataccggtcccaatcacagaaacatcggtatctactatgaaaatgaacagtaacaatgcacgtgacatccgtcttgccacactattaattataaatgaatgtacaatggcatccagtcacttactaacaccattgataaacttctacaaacgctgatgaataataatattccctttgcaggaaaggtacttttattagtaggagattttagacagcgcttaactattgctccacttgCAatacgctcagctattgttcagtccaccttaaaatacgcggacaattggcattgcattgatgaataataattttccctttggaggaaaggtacttttattaggagtagattttagacagtgcttagctattgctccacatgccatgcgctcagctattgttcagtccaccttaaaatacgcgacgacgtcatacataaacaacaagagaccgaactacaatacatattcaGGCGCGAGACCtcattggtgataatacgaacaaacgaacagtccgcatattaacagtgagttcgatcctacttattacttatccatattcctaacgataaagatcaaacaagtcatcaattcacgatcacgggtacaaaactagacggctcgagtaacgggaccacaaacacgaacctgcatcaaaaaaaaaaaattcacgtcaGCACCTACAAcccgcttctaaaaccgcggaacaaaaaatgttacgcgtacagttggcattgctttcaaaagatacacttggtacaaaacatgcgatgtccagatcccgaatataacaattggttattacaactaggacattgtacactcaccaatacagatggacttcacccagatattattacaattcctcaaccctttatctgcgacgacttacttacggagatatttggaacagcgggctcattagaccaaataccccttttaacacaacaaactatattatgtccaaaaaatattactgttgatcacattaataaccaggtcatttcattacttcctggagagtcacacctctttctaagctctgacaaacttgactctgatgacgacaatgaccatcttaatttccccttagaatatttgaacactattaacccagccggattacaacaacacagtcttagccttaaaaacagaacaataatcatgctattaaaaaaccttaacactaaacagggtttatgcaatggcacacgtttagtcgtctacaccatgacacacaatgttattcaagcaacagttcttacaggatcacatgctaacaatactgttctaattcctacatttgaccttacaagttctgacctggaattaccttttacacttaaacggaaacaattccccattaaacctgcctttgccatgaccatcaacaaatcacaaggacaaaccatggacaaggttggcatctacctatctgaacccgtttttgtacatggacaacacaccatctttactactaatgttgtttacaaagacattttccaataaacctttacactatgccaaacactttattgtttgcttcctatctgcatcatctacaccttcacactatgctatatctcattcatacatcacgctctttgtaatttcccaacaccaggggttggcgagcgaagcgagcagggggcggagccccctagtaataaactAACTAACATTGGCCAAGTCATCCgatcaaatttaaaaatttagtaactagatggatttttcatttcCAGTATAAAGTCATTAAGCATAGCTTACAACACATTGAAAAATCAAAATGGCAGATGGGAAATTACAGACTTCTCTCATAAACTTTCCTACACTTGAGAAAATAATGGTAAATACCTGAATGATTCATGCAAGCTAAATCCCCACACCAGGACAATTAAAGATTGATCAATCAATTGATCTCTCAATCGATCAATCGACTTATATATCTAAGGTAATTTAGTGTACTTTTACATATAACTTTCTGTTTTAAGTTTATGAACTCTAGCCCCAGCTCTTTTATCTAATATTCattcattaaaagtaaaatgaacttGAAATTGtctgcttttatatttaaactaGATTTGGTGTATTTGTAGGTTCTGGATGTTATAGAATATAAACAACTAAACTAGTTTTTCTTAGTTTCCATGGCCTCTCCACTATCACAACCAGCATTTTCATGATGATGGCCAGATTGCACTTCCCTCACAATTTTCTCCCACAGATGAAAACATTTATATCAATTATCATTTCATAATAGACAGATTTCCTTTTTTGAATTTCAAGGGTGACCATTTAGTTTACTGCAAAATGTCTGTTCCCTATGGAAACACTTCTGTGATTATctttcagtgttattttttttgaatatttttaaaagggtCCACCAGACATTCACCTCAGCAACAGACATATCTGGCAAGTAGTTCATGCCTGTTGTCCAAAAACAACTTGGAAAGACACTAACACAATGGCTGGATAAGTGCATTCTGCCACGATGGCATGTGTTCTCCTATGCCCTGTCCATTgccgtgttttatttatttattaatttgtttgtttctggaccatgtttatttaatttgcaataaaataacaccTGATTTGAATCATTTTCATTAGGCCCTATCATGTGGCTTGATTACTTATTTACTTTAACTAGCCTCCCCCTTTTGTTTGACATCAGTGGATTTTAAAGTAAGATTCGAAAAGTCCGGCATGTTGGCTTATAgtcctttttaaacaaaaaattaaccaAATTTTCTTTATCCAGCATGTGTTGATAACCACATAACACTGCATTTGTCTGGGAGATTCTGCTGAATTTCTTTGACAGTTTGGCAAACCCAAAGTGCCCAAAGTGACTTCAGAACTTGTGCCATTGACTTCTTGTCTGAAATAGCTCCAGGTTACTTTTTCCTAATGCTGTGTGCACTTACATGTTAAGAcatcttaaaaacagggctacatttaaataaataaggcaAATTAGGTGGAAAAACTTGCCTAACAACACTCAGTGTCTCATTTTTTTGGATTTGTGGACTGATTGAATTGGATAGAGCATGACTGTTTATCATACATCATCATTTATATTAAAGACGTTAAGTTTAAATATAGTGTGACATTAATCTTTTCTGTGAGTTTGAACTTGTCAGATGGAAGCTTTGTATTGAATAAATGCAAGGTTAAAATTACTGCAATAAAGGATATTCAAACACAAAAATCTCTGTTACTTCACACAACTTTTTAGACATTGGTTATTAAAAGAATACTCTGCCCAAAAGGATAttctttttatatgtttcttaccctgtgtagtttgtagtgatggccgagaaaaatgtttaatcttttcatgcagaaaaaaaagatgatatAATAAAACCCAGTGATGACCAATTCtatacaatggcaaatgatgcaaaaaaaaaacatctatgtaaaaaaagaaaaaaatgtatgttagtTGAGTCACAAAATTTACATCACTTATCCAGTTTTatactcaaaacatgcaaaaaacatacatttttagttAAAAAATTGTTAAACACGTAGTCCTAGAAAAAAATCAGTGCACATTATAAAAAGGAAACACATGCCCATAATATTGTACTTTTGAAATGAAGATCCACCTCTCACCCTCATTCAgtggtcaagaatcctgtcttcaattcagtgTTTCCCCCGAAAACATGGAATGTGACTTTAGATAGTGATCAGGCCAGTattgactcccaggtccttctcatagagagagagagagaggttgggagcatgtgctgatagcaagttgctgcacccaccacacaacgaaccacctggattgggacccgagtgcatcGGGTGACATCTcagtaccacactggaacagtgtgaggttttttacggtggctgaagtgccaatcctgccaccaacccccaagttttccctgaagTGGAAGGTCcttcttgcagggctggatgcagattaatgtcacacccaggatgaagcaggttaagtagagtcacttctggtgtttatgggattcaaaccgccAACCTTCCACTTGCTGGCACAGATCTCTAGCTTCTGAGCCAAGGGTATTTTAaagtttcagatctcccattttGTACTCAAAATTAACATTTGTACTTCCAATGTGCAACACCCTACATCTAAGGCAGTAGCATTAGGGAGACCTTTGACAATATAAATCCATACATTTTCCCAACTATTGCACTTGAGGCTATTAAAGGCAGAGACTATGCAAAGAGCATCAGGTGCTAGGTAGGAAATACCTGAGGGTGGGTAACTGGTTTGGGACACAATATAAAATTAGAATACTTTAGTTTCTGAAAAAATACATCTACTTTTACTCTTAGTAACAAGACCTTAAGAAAGgcatcttttggtcttcataacatcaGTGGATGGATTATTCatgtctgtgcagtgtggcatattagcATGACAGTAAAATTACTTGTAAATATGAAGAATTCACAGGTCCAATACTAAACATGTAATGTCAAGAGAAATGTGTTTCAGTTTACCCATCTGAGACCActtcaaagtgaagttttgttagtgggtgacattgcagagatgaataaacgcTTTACTGATGCTCTGTAAGTGTTACACTTCTTTGGGTATTTATTGGGAAATTatatgttaaggtcttgttacccaatagtaaatgagtaatagatgtttTCAGCAGTACCTAAACTGTTATCTATAAAAATGTATGGTCTTGATGAGGGATagctatttcagtttttttctagattcTGTTTTTGGTAAATAAGAAAGCTAAGTAAATGTGGACATTTGTAAAAGAGTAAGAGAAAGTACAAACGCAAAAGTGTAAGTCCTGGTTAATTTTGAGAAATCCTATAACTTAATATGATATCCTCTGTGGTGCAGTGGAGTGCAGCATGATGTTTACAAACCATGAGAGGGGGAGAAAAAAGTGTCTAATGCCCCCAACCCCCACACTAAAAGCGTCCTCCTCTTAGCAGGAGGGACAACTCTTCCTGATTTAATGAGCCCAGGGAATGGCTACCAAGCTGTGTGAAGTGCTGCTCTTCCCATTGGAAGTAATTCTGCTTTGAAGTCCTATCCAGGACTGTCAGTTGCCGCCCTACAGCTCCCCTGAGGAGGGAATAAATGAACAGTTCGGAGGTGGGGAAGCCCAGCTTGACGGGCCTGCCAGCCTGCTTCTCCCTGGAATTTGATTGTTTATATAATCTTATCTGGCTAAGTGGTGGTATTTTGCCTGGCAGGCATTCGAATGAACAGCAGCTCTCCAAGCTCTCTCACTAGAATTGATAAAACCAGTAGGCCTCCACTCCTTTTTAGTTCACTATACCAAAAAAGCAATGTGGATCAGTCACTTTATGTATTTATCCCCTTGTGTccgaaaagccaagcaaaatgacaccttttattggctaactaaaaagattacaatatgcaagctttcgaggcaactcaggccccttcttcaggcaagatgtaaccccAACCCCTTGGTTCCGAATTGGAttagtgagttagaaaatgggtgtgtttgtttgttcccTCAATTTTAACCTGGACTAGAAAATGAGTGGCATGTGtctatttgtttacatttaagaATCTTACTAAATTGCTTTCACTTAATGACTATTTTTATGTTGCCATATACtgttatatatgtatgtttaccACTAAACACAGTGTCTCATTACACGACATGTAGTTGCTGGGTATGTCCAACTTACCAACTGCAGTTTCCTATCTCTCTTgcagaccatgtcagtttaaacaaCTGAACATTGCTGGGCATGACAGATTTAGTGACTGCCTGTCGACCTGCCTGCACGGTCATGCTCAGTCCTTTTTGTGACCGCCATAATGTGTTCCCTGAAGGAGCCAGTGCTATATCAAGCTGCTCACCCTCTCACCAGCATCATCTCTATAGTCTGAAAGACACTTTCTTCAAATGCTATGTCTGTAAGGCCTGCTGCATTGTGCAGGACTCCTCTTACAGATTATTCATTCTTTTGTCAAAAAAAGATACTGAAGCATCAGAATCAGATCTTCCAGGTTGTGTGATAGCTTCTCCCCCCAGCTGTCAGACTCCTCAACGCAACGCACCTTACCTTGACATCCTAGACCGCAACCTTTACATCCAGTTTATACATCCAACTGTGAAACTTACATTTAATGGGTCTCCATGGAATTGTAGTAGTTAAATGTATTGGCATATTGCCTATTTAAACTGTATGGTGaatggttttgtttgtttgtacacACCGTCTTGTCTGATTCGCACTGTGTATACACTGTGCGCCCTGagcttcatcattttttttccctgtataGTTGTATATGGTTTAGATGACAAGTGTAGTCTGCCTTCTGTTTTTTCAAGCCTATGACCAGTTCCTTAGTTATGCTAACATGTCCTGGAACCACAAAGTCAGCAGGTAGACCTCTTCTCCGTGAGCCATcttgtcattgttggtgatcaggcctatgatggtgGTATTGTCAACAAATTTCATGAAGGAGTTATAATAGACGTCAACAAGCAATAAAAAAGGGTGCTCAGCACTCAACTCGAAATGTACTGCAGATGTCACCAGTGATCCACTGTTTATTAGGAAATATATGGATTGTTTTCATAGACACATGGTcatccacacttttttttttttttgttgaatccTGTTATGACATCTGCATACTCGTTCAGATCTGACAAGGAGTCCACTAATCACGTCCCAGTTTGCAAAAATAAGCAATCCTGCTATTTGGCACTGAACCATTTTTCCTTCTGGttcctcaaacttcagtttctgccTGTAAGCTGGCAGCAGGAGCGCTGACAGGTGATTGGACAGTCCAATTTAGGAGCACAGTAGTGAGCAGTATGCATCTTTTAGCAGGATGTAGCCCTGATCCATTTATGTTTAAAGATAAGAACAAGTAGGAAAACTGGAGTgccaagaagaaaaaaacacaaacacaggtaGCATCTGCAGAGTACATAAAGTCAGTGAACAAGCTGACATTGGAAATAGGAATATGGAGGTACAAGGCAATGTATATCAGTTTAAATGAATATATTGTGGGTATTCTTTgacatgtattatttttattatagaaaCTACATAACTGTCAATTCTAAATTCACGTTCTACTATATATAATCATTTAATATACGGTAACACTGCTTATAGTCAAAGATAGAGTGTGCGTTCAACTTTCAGGAGAAAAATGCTACTCATTACTTCTAGTTCTTTGAGCAGGAATTCAATGAGGATTTCTACTAAAGAAACAATTGCCGCATGAATGGATGTGCCCACTGTTTTTCCTAAGAgctttcttttgtgtgtgtgtgtgtgtgtgtgtgtgtgcacgcgcacgCATGCATTAGGTCTTCTATGAAGATTctacattcttgaataaaattacaaaaacagtaCATGGTTAATGACCACAGGCTCTCACGAGTTCAGTTACTATGGTTCATCAGTTCTTTGCCTATCCCAGACTACTGCCAGCCGTGCACTGTAGAATATTTTAGTGTTTCTGTAGTTCATCTTGGGCTTTCATCAGCTATTGCTAACTCTCATGTTAATAATTTCCTTTATAAGAACTTAAACATTTGTTTAACtagaaaaaatgaaattggaAATTCATTATCTTCCATTCTGACTGGGATAAAAGGGAGTAAAAATACTACAAAGCTAAATGTGGGATGATGAGACAACTTAAAAGATGCTGAGGAGTACCTGAAATGTCAGATGCCATGACATGCAGTGCTGAAAATTAAAAGCCAATAATATTCAAATATTCAAACTGGATCTTGCTCAGTAGCTCTCTGAAGTTCCACTTAAGACTTATGGTGGACCTTATTTTTAAGTGAGGAGGTTATACCTGTGGATTCATTAAAATGCTAATCAGAGCTTGTGTTCATACTCTACAGCTGCATTTACATGTATTgcttgaaatttacattttgccTATAAAATACTAATGTTTTAGAAGTGGAGACCTAAATACCCAAAATGTATTCATACACTGTACTGTACTACTAATAGCAAATCAAATGTCAAGtatgcattaaaataaaagtcttcatGTCTCTTTAAGTCAAGTTTCATCTTTagccattttcttttataattgctACAGGTGAGATATAATAAAGGCATCAAGACATTAAAGGATGCTTATGTGATCAGCTTTTTGGGTGTTTCATATTcgtaattaatttagaacactttgcagagatctttcGTCACTTTGTAATTAtacagtctttttctgttgatcagtgtgaaaatagtcaaattaaatgtattgggatttaatgttgtataacaataaaatgtgaaaagttcgAAGGAGTGAATGCTTTGTATTTGCACTGTAGTTGTTTCACCTTTTGTAGGCCAAATCTTTAAAGACTTTTAACTTTGTATTTTGCCAATAAAAGTTTAGAAGTTTTGATACCACCCTTTCAAAAATCTATCCACATACCACAGTATAAATAGTGGATGAAATGTCAACAATACATTAAACAGTCTTAATATCCTTATTTgtgaagtttctttttttaattatctatttCTTTTAATGCTCACTACAAGTGAGACAAAACAAAGCTGTCTAGTATCAATCTTTGAGACAGTAAATAAAAGCAGATTGGCAGAGGGTACCATACAGAAGAGGCAGCAGCTGGCCTACAAGGGCAACTCTTTCAAATAGGAAGTTGTGCTAGTTTGATgtgttatttattacatttaaaaatgtaaactgtaaCATTTATGTAAAGCTTTGCAAAGAGAATTAATTCCTGAAAACCTCATAATAAGGTGAATGTTCATAATGCAAACATAATTATCACTAATTGACATGAAAAGAAAACTGTAAGCTTTCCCAGGCTCTGTGAAATGACCTCTGTTTTTGTTCAAATTACACTAACTTAAATGGAAATTGactgttaatttaataataacattaaataccACAATGAAGTCCACTAAGATATTTTCCCTTCATTacatattgtttaataaaagttGTTTACCTACACTTTACCATTTCAAatttcacattcaaaggaaaGGCTTTGTCTTGGGTTTTTCCAGCTGtttcatgtaatttattttttaagccaTCAATCTCAAGATAATGTGGCAAAACACATGAGAAACAAATGTGACAAGCTGACTGAACTATAGCACGTCAACCCAACATTAGCCTTGAGAAAGTCTGACACTGTGATTGCATGTCTCTGAACATACAAACCCAGCCTGTCCCACAGGGTGCAGTGAGGCGCAGTAGGAATGACTGCAAATATGGCTGAGTGTTGGCTCTATTGGAGCGCGCCTTGTAACATGaaaattctgtttcattttggtTAGTAAAATACAAAACGGTAATAAATGACTTTCTTTGTGTACCTACACTTTTGTAAAGGCAATGTCATATTATGCAGCTTGTAGTCGCTTGGGTATATCACACTTGCCAAATAAAATTGCTGCTCTCGTTGCCTaaccatgtcaatttacatgaGTGGAATCGCTAGAGATGTTATCTTTGACTGTGTGCCCCTTTTTGTGGCAGCTAATGACATGCTGCCTGAAGGAGCCAGTGCTGaacgaagggttaacaggtatggcaagttcaccCACAATCCGagccctttttgttttcttttttccattccatCGTGATACGTAAAACACAAAGCATGATGAgtgtctcttctgtttgtgaggtcctaaATACGTATATTCCTCattccttgttgctgcattatCCCTAATGGGATAacgttactccttttcacaaaactttgaaaaaaacagGGATCAAGACTAGGCACAAGTggagtttcatttaaaattatttttgatttatgatCCTTATGGACTACTATCACCAtgtaaaaaatgacaatttttttacaatcaagaatacttagatttttaactttcaaattgaactacacattttaatatttcacataaTTTATGCAACTATTCTGGTTTCTGATGTACTTGTATCTCATAAAGTaagtcattacatttcttatgaacaactTAAATTAGGGCGGATTATGCTAATTCTGACTTTTTGAATGTTGTCTGGTTGCTTATATGGACTCCttgattttcttgctttattttacaTATCAGATTTCTTACTTTTTCATCTTTACTATTTTGTATTTCAGATGAAGTTGACTACAGCAGTTATGGGACCAACACTTTAATGAGAAGAAAGAAAGCGGTGGTAACTCTTCGAAATGATGTCAATCGCAAAAGGCCACATATCAGCATCAGCATGCCACAAGATTTTCGACCAGTGTCTTCAATCATTGATGTTGACATTTTGCCAGAAACACACCGTCGAGTGCGTCTTTACAGACATGGTTCTGACAAGCCCCTGGGTTTCTATATTCGGGACGGTACCAGTGTGAGGGTCACACCACATGGTCTAGAAAAGGTACCGGGCATTTTTATTTCCCGTATGGTACCAGGAGGCCTAGCAGAAAGCACTGGCTTGTTAGCAGTAAATGATGAGGTTTTGGAAGTAAATGGCATTGAGGTGACGGGCAAAACCCTGGACCAGGTCACTGACATGATGATAGCCAACAGTCATAACCTAATCATCACCGTCAAACCTGTCAACCAGCGCAACAACATAATCCGCAGCAGCCGTATATCTGGAAGCTCAGGTCAGTCTACTGATAGCGGAAGTTCTACTAGTCACCACAGCCTGCCAGCTCCTTCATCTCTCCAGCAGCATCTGCTCCAAAACTTCCACCCTGATGACCTGGAAAGCGATGAGGAAACGGATATTGTCATTGAGAGCAGCCTAAGACAACCACCACCTCCACTACACCAGATTACCCAGCGCCCCTCCAGTAGGCCTCAGTTTTCTGTGCCGCCTAGTCCCCCACGGCCCCCATCTTCTGCTTCCACTGTTTTTACTTCGACTTTAAAGACCCACCCCAGCAATGGTAGCAATAACAATAATTTAAGTTTCAGGTTACACAGAGACCTGTCCCTTCAGCACCA includes:
- the LOC114663444 gene encoding partitioning defective 6 homolog gamma-like, coding for MNRSFNKSQSLRFLDCTAVEVKSKFGAEFRRFSLDRLKPGKFEEFYKLILHIHRISNMDVKLGYADVHGDLLPINNDDNFCKAVSMANPLLRVFIQRQDEVDYSSYGTNTLMRRKKAVVTLRNDVNRKRPHISISMPQDFRPVSSIIDVDILPETHRRVRLYRHGSDKPLGFYIRDGTSVRVTPHGLEKVPGIFISRMVPGGLAESTGLLAVNDEVLEVNGIEVTGKTLDQVTDMMIANSHNLIITVKPVNQRNNIIRSSRISGSSGQSTDSGSSTSHHSLPAPSSLQQHLLQNFHPDDLESDEETDIVIESSLRQPPPPLHQITQRPSSRPQFSVPPSPPRPPSSASTVFTSTLKTHPSNGSNNNNLSFRLHRDLSLQHQSTSGSVSRSSNGSIHKLLSTLKSDPRHSLALPRGGIEEDGTVITL